Genomic DNA from Fibrobacter sp.:
TTCATTCTTCATTCTTCATTCTTCATTCTTCATTCTTCATTCTTCATTCTTCATTGTTTCTATATTACACACCATGGATCAGCAATCAGTAAATCCGGCAATTGGCTCCATTCTTGACGAACAAAAGCTCAAGAATATCGTCTATCCCGCCCGTCTCTTTAGAGCTCGCCTCAACGAAGAGTTCCTCCGTGCAAACCGCACCTGCAGGCCGTTTCTATATATCAAGATTTACGCACACCAGTACGACTTCTTCGGCTGGGGCAGCCCGAACGCCACAGTGGAACAGACCTGGCGAATCAGTATTCTGACCATGTTCTCCCACCTGCGGTTCGTGGACGTCCTCGGCTTCCTTCCCGATGGAAACGGTCTTGGCATCATCCTGCTGAATTCCGATTTGAGCAAGCTGGAATCCATCCGCAAGGAAATTCTGCACAAACTTAACGACGCAGGCCTCATCCAGTCCCTGCGAATCAAGCCCAGAAAGCCTATTTTCGAAGCCCACCTTTACATGGGATCCCAGGAAAAGACCAACCTGGAAATGCAAGCCAAGCTGGACGACTTCAATAGCGCCAACGGTGCTTTCTTTACCCTTCAGCGTTTGAACCTGGACCACATCTGGCAGCACCCCCACCGTATCCGCTATCGTCACATCGTAAAACGTATTGTGGACGTGGTTTGCACCAGCATGGCCATCATCCTAAGTTCCCCCATACTCTTGTTCTGTGCTGCAGCCGTTAAGCTCAGCGATCCCAAGGGTCCTGTCATCTTCAAGCAGACTCGCGTCGGCAAGAACGGAAAACTGTTTACCATGTACAAGTTCCGCAGCATGTACGTAGACGCCGAAGAACGCAAGAAGGAACTGATGGCCCAGAATGAAACCGGAGGCAAGACCTTCAAGATGAAGAACGACCCGAGAATCTACCCCTTCGGTCGCATTCTTCGCAAATTCAGTCTTGACGAA
This window encodes:
- a CDS encoding sugar transferase, yielding SFFILHSSFFILHSSFFIVSILHTMDQQSVNPAIGSILDEQKLKNIVYPARLFRARLNEEFLRANRTCRPFLYIKIYAHQYDFFGWGSPNATVEQTWRISILTMFSHLRFVDVLGFLPDGNGLGIILLNSDLSKLESIRKEILHKLNDAGLIQSLRIKPRKPIFEAHLYMGSQEKTNLEMQAKLDDFNSANGAFFTLQRLNLDHIWQHPHRIRYRHIVKRIVDVVCTSMAIILSSPILLFCAAAVKLSDPKGPVIFKQTRVGKNGKLFTMYKFRSMYVDAEERKKELMAQNETGGKTFKMKNDPRIYPFGRILRKFSLDELPQFFNIIKGDMSIVGPRPPIPSEVAEYEPWHRMRLSVTPGLTCIWQVSGRSNISFEGQMRLDNDYIRRDGKLGDDIKLILKTFKVVFKGEGAY